From Penaeus monodon isolate SGIC_2016 chromosome 6, NSTDA_Pmon_1, whole genome shotgun sequence, the proteins below share one genomic window:
- the LOC119574060 gene encoding cyclin-Q-like gives MTSSEENRIVCQEQFSEENLTKEDFNPPVDYTKNCSGFSGARFIIECGIKLKASVLTVATAATYYHKFYEDASLDEYDPYLIGCTCLYLASKVEDDDIKIRDIINVGINCVRRGEPPLSLDPYFCMRDSLIQAELLLMRFLGFKMKVDLPHKYLLHYIQSIKDWLGNEVFDTVPIIQLAWTVIQDVYHSPIVLKYPPQVLSAAILNLVVQVYGIVVTSSEEVNAHSWFTILHPDCTTKTVWEVTAKIVLMYKEEDNLILSV, from the coding sequence ATGACTTCCAGTGAGGAAAATAGAATTGTATGTCAGGAGCAGTTTTCAGAGGAAAATTTAACGAAAGAAGATTTCAACCCCCCGGTAGACTACACCAAGAACTGTAGTGGTTTCTCAGGTGCAAGGTTCATTATAGAGTGCGGCATCAAACTCAAGGCAAGTGTGCTTACCGTCGCCACAGCTGCCACATATTACCACAAGTTTTATGAAGATGCGTCCCTTGATGAGTACGACCCATATCTCATTGGCTGCACATGCTTGTACCTTGCGTCAAAGGTAGAGGATGATGATATCAAAATTAGAGACATAATTAACGTTGGAATCAACTGCGTCCGAAGAGGggaacctcctctctcccttgatCCCTATTTCTGTATGCGGGACTCCCTGATTCAAGCCGAGTTGTTGCTTATGCGTTTTCTGGGGTTCAAGATGAAGGTGGACTTGCCACATAAATACTTGCTCCACTACATACAGTCAATCAAAGACTGGCTAGGGAATGAAGTGTTTGATACCGTGCCCATAATTCAGCTTGCTTGGACAGTAATTCAAGATGTTTACCATTCACCCATTGTGCTAAAGTACCCCCCTCAAGTTTTGTCGGCAGCAATACTAAATCTGGTCGTCCAAGTATACGGGATCGTTGTGACGAGTTCTGAGGAGGTGAATGCCCACTCTTGGTTTACCATCTTGCACCCGGATTGTACGACAAAGACCGTTTGGGAAGTTACGGCGAAGATTGTCCTGATGTACAAAGAAGAGGATAACTTGATCTTATCTGTGTGA
- the LOC119574622 gene encoding uncharacterized protein LOC119574622, giving the protein MGSIGCPLCCRQDFLSVVALHEHLLYYIYRPLRCAVCGSNAGGIQGLIHHLAQHLGDNPAGGVAKAGGPPPPPPPPPEIKRDQRVGGPAGSDTAVPLENDAINKEFLCASESSSRSTWSQNPEMANLAGRDEPVELTLRAYFCHCCGAKVVGKDKYFFHIKQHNTLLNTSGMPEAPNIILSAPQSVSCESDAAPGSHYTSASTTPVNVGIDADTLTGDELDPLDRGFPDSKDATTSRYMEENETATQLLKLREWQLEKHGKRFKRQRLSFAKSPASSERSPMSGRQRNSNSSPGATKQKSGRLSQNSEPCNYSLEKPPLSQISNASSTYPNPSPISYKDNYASVTPQTNASTSDELPYMCASAIERGTESEHESRKELEESECTFKTPEIRQVENNQKLIPSESQFHDNYTSSSTMQLQTPSLQSEAASITYQEAEPENENERASCVYDSPKAVSLKVSNVDSQQDLSMSRTDSKITRALENREQLQPEDHSVTHTQNFQTHAVLYTPPAAPDFESAAEREIQQCQQYETDDCLQVNTNLTDSLRTLSESPNCGANSEVDIESSILVADSWISPHQSAQYLELEPAFKSQGSFEQESCRPVAQEDVFIRQPTALKRPELSEVMGNLDSLEECRTVAQPTQSYLEPYDKTALESGNVSTDPLRNDSEGEQSIEDLHVYVASSSHQVPETASVASSTSAKTPSADIPQTAQATEIVHDAENFPQEDNCRNITREEPSDYYQDYTAKPSESDVCENEILPDYSAHPLPYLHKKFHHDQERKVALSSGGGQNADLRRYIHNFQSLLVSRLNASFSTDVVLKTGGEGLDSDEGEMVNQGTEEVEPAKLQRLQPSEHVCEVCKLECTDEVQLNIHYRTHEQGDQKNFSCQFCKSSFFMKSSKDRHERKHTGKKIYRCSQCQQVFNKAYILNRHRREVHAVKRPFKCDECDKDFTTSRNLQNHVGVHLAEKHHKCTHCEHTCHTASGLRTHIMEAHVGSRGRSFSCQECGEKFAKHYGLKRHMERKHGDGRVPCNVCSKLFYCKEDLIKHTKSHENKSKGELSCGFCNQAFTSAWSLQRHIKKHQTESHQFKCSKCPKSFTRKDSLLSHEKLHTQKKNYVCKCGKRFVKKSQLTAHEDKHSNVPKYSCDICKHSYKFKVSLRNHSCKPKLATEDAGNSDQLDGCTS; this is encoded by the exons ATGGGTTCGATCGGGTGTCCGCTCTGCTGCCGCCAGGACTTCCTGTCCGTGGTGGCCCTCCATGAGCACCTCCTCTACTACATCTACCGGCCTCTGAGGTGCGCCGTCTGCGGGTCCAACGCCGGCGGGATCCAGGGCCTGATCCACCACCTGGCGCAGCATCTGGGGGACAATCCGGCGGGCGGCGTGGCGAAGGCGGgagggccgccgccgccgccgccgccgccgccggaaATTAAGAGGGACCAAAGGGTTGGGGGCCCCGCCGGAAGCGACACCGCTGTTCCATTAG AAAATGACGCCATCAACAAGGAATTCCTCTGTGCCTCGGAGAGTAGCTCGAGGTCGACCTGGAGCCAGAATCCCGAAATGGCCAACTTGGCGGGGAGGGACGAACCAGTCGAACTGACCTTGCGGGCCTATTTTTGCCACTGCTGCGGGGCGAAGGTTGTCGGGAAGGACAAGTACTTCTTTCACATCAAGCAGCACAACACTCTGCTTAACACAAGCGGCATGCCAGAAGCGCCGAACATTATCCTCTCCGCCCCGCAGAGTGTGTCGTGTGAGAGCGACGCGGCGCCAGGTTCCCATTACACGAGCGCGAGTACCACGCCCGTCAACGTGGGCATCGATGCAGACACACTGACGGGGGACGAGCTGGATCCCCTTGACAGAGGTTTCCCAGACTCCAAGGACGCGACGACTTCGAGGTACATGGAAGAGAACGAAACAGCCACGCAGTTGCTGAAGCTGAGAGAGTGGCAGTTGGAAAAACACGGGAAGAGATTCAAGCGACAGAGGTTAAGCTTCGCCAAGTCGCCAGCATCGTCAGAACGAAGTCCGATGTCAGGAAGGCAAAGGAATAGTAATAGTTCGCCCGGCGCCACCAAGCAGAAATCAGGAAGGCTGTCGCAGAATAGTGAACCTTGTAACTATTCGCTGGAGAAACCGCCTTTAAGCCAAATTAGTAATGCTAGTTCCACCTATCCTAATCCGAGTCCCATTTCCTACAAAGATAATTACGCTAGTGTTACACCTCAGACAAATGCATCTACGAGTGACGAACTACCATACATGTGCGCATCTGCCATCGAAAGAGGCACAGAAAGTGAACACGAAAGTagaaaagaattagaagaaagtGAGTGTACATTTAAAACTCCAGAGATAAGACAAGtggaaaataatcaaaaattgATACCGAGTGAGTCGCAGTTCCATGATAATTATACAAGTTCATCTACAATGCAGTTGCAGACTCCTAGTTTACAGTCTGAAGCAGCTTCAATAACATATCAAGAAGCTGAAcctgagaatgaaaatgaaagggcaTCTTGTGTGTATGACAGTCCAAAAGCAGTGAGCCTCAAAGTTTCAAATGTTGATAGCCAGCAAGACCTTAGTATGTCCAGGACAGATTCAAAGATAACACGCGCATTAGAAAACAGAGAACAGTTGCAGCCAGAGGATCATTcagttacacatacacaaaattttcAGACACATGCCGTTCTGTACACTCCTCCTGCTGCGCCAGATTTCGAGTCTGCAGCGGAGCGGGAAATCCAACAGTGCCAACAATATGAAACGGATGACTGTTTGCAAGTAAATACAAATCTCACAGATTCTCTCAGAACTTTGAGTGAATCACCAAACTGTGGTGCAAATTCTGAAGTGGATATTGAATCGTCCATACTAGTGGCAGACTCTTGGATATCACCGCACCAGTCTGCTCAGTACTTAGAACTCGAGCCTGCCTTTAAATCTCAGGGCTCCTTTGAACAGGAATCCTGCAGACCCGTGGCTCAAGAGGATGTCTTCATACGGCAACCAACAGCCCTGAAAAGACCAGAGTTAAGCGAAGTAATGGGGAATTTGGACAGTCTTGAAGAATGCAGGACTGTGGCTCAACCCACGCAGAGTTACTTGGAGCCATATGACAAGACTGCATTAGAATCGGGCAATGTTTCTACAGATCCATTGCGAAATGACAGCGAAGGAGAGCAGTCCATCGaagatttacatgtatatgtggcATCCAGCAGTCATCAGGTACCAGAGACTGCCTCTGTAGCATCATCTACTTCAGCGAAAACACCGTCGGCAGACATCCCACAGACTGCCCAGGCGACGGAAATAGTTCATGATGCCGAGAACTTTCCTCAAGAAGACAACTGCCGAAATATCACCAGGGAGGAGCCATCCGATTACTACCAAGATTACACGGCTAAACCTAGTGAATCAGACGTATGTGAAAATGAAATCCTACCGGACTATTCGGCGCATCCCCTACCGTACCTGCATAAAAAGTTCCATCATGACCAGGAACGCAAAGTCGCATTATCATCAGGGGGTGGGCAAAATGCCGATTTACGTCGTTATATCCACAACTTCCAGTCTCTCTTGGTTAGTAGGCTGAATGCTTCCTTCAGTACAGATGTCGTGCTCAAGACTGGAGGTGAAGGTCTGGATTCTGATGAGGGAGAGATGGTTAACCAGGGTACTGAGGAAGTAGAACCAGCCAAATTGCAAAGGTTGCAACCAAGTGAACATGTGTGTGAAGTGTGCAAACTTGAATGTACAGATGAGGTGCAACTTAACATCCATTATCGAACCCACGAACAAGGAGATCAGAAAAACTTTTCATGCCAGTTTTGTAAAAGTTCCTTCTTCATGAAGAGTTCGAAGGACCGCCACGAGAGAAAACACACAGGCAAGAAGATCTATAGGTGCTCTCAGTGCCAGCAAGTGTTCAACAAAGCCTACATATTAAATCGACATAGGAGAGAGGTTCATGCAGTCAAGAGACCTTTTAAGTGTGACGAATGCGACAAAGATTTCACCACCTCCCGAAACCTCCAGAATCACGTCGGGGTCCACCTGGCGGAAAAGCACCACAAATGCACCCACTGCGAGCACACTTGTCACACAGCTAGTGGTCTGAGAACTCACATCATGGAAGCTCACGTGGGCTCAAGAGGCCGAAGTTTCAGTTGCCAAGAGTGTGGAGAGAAGTTTGCCAAGCATTATGGGCTGAAGAGACACATGGAGCGCAAGCATGGGGATGGAAGAGTTCCTTGCAACGTTtgttcaaaattattttattgcaaaGAGGACCTGATCAAACATACCAAATCTCACGAGAACAAAAGCAAAGGAGAGTTATCCTGTGGCTTCTGCAACCAAGCCTTTACGTCCGCATGGTCCTTGCAACGACACATAAAGAAGCACCAGACCGAAAGTCACCAGTTTAAGTGCAGCAAATGCCCCAAATCCTTCACAAGAAAGGATTCACTCTTATCTCACGAAAAGCTTCACACACAGAAGAAAAACTACGTATGCAAATGTGGCAAAAGGTTTGTTAAAAAGAGTCAGTTAACGGCACATGAAGACAAGCATAGCAATGTTCCAAAATATTCGTGTGATATATGCAAGCACTCCTACAAATTCAAAGTTTCATTAAGAAATCATAGTTGTAAACCAAAACTTGCAACAGAGGATGCGGGGAACAGCGATCAGTTAGATGGTTGTACAAGTTAG